aaaggatcaaatagctattgAATTcaaaatgagaggtccttaaataaaaattagaccattaatgaaaaaCATGTAGATACTTTAAtaaatcatccatggaaaaattgaaaaatgacaaggactaaattggaaattgaattaattaatatatgttaattgattaaatagaaaataagccttattttatatcatcttctccataaaatacatggaaaccctaggagagagaaaggaaacttttcaagcttgaagtGGTAAGTTccatgtcccgtttttaatgattttcatattTTTGTGATCGAGAAAGCTTCATttctctatttgggggattaaattgaaaggaaATAAAAGTTTAGAGAAttacccatggatgaatatgctgtaaattgaaattttatgatagaaaatgaaaggttattgataAAGAAACcgtttttacaaagtgatttttagtgaaaacacgtgtagggactaaattgaaaagtagtgaaattcttggaaaaattttgaaatttttgaaataCGTGTACTATaaaagttatattaaaatttttattaggcttggaataaggagtaaattgcatgaatttcaatttccgagcctagggacgaaattgaaattaataaaaagtttaagggcaaaatggtatttTTGCCTAGAAAGTGAAATGGactcaaatgaatgtgaaaatcatgaatttgatgattaaatttatttatttagatctggAAGTgtcaaacaaagaaaaagaacgaggaaaagaaaaagtctcGGATTAGAAGATACGAtcaattgtcaaggtaagttcgtataacttaatTAAGTATATAAATGTGTTAATttgattgttgaattatgtgaatTATGACTTGTAATGGATATATACATGTGGCATGCAAAAGTTGATTCATGATTCATATTTAATTGGTGAAAAGGTAAATGAATCCGTTCGAATATTGATTTCTGATTAGACAGGTGATTACTGTGGTAtatgaggtcctgcatgtgttgcagtaaaggTTGTCCTGAAAGGGTAgtcttttgatctcattatgaaaaggaatgTAACCCGAAAGGGTGGTacttgaaaaggttatgtacactttgtgtgtacacttgaaaaggttatgtacactttgtgtgtacaattgaaaaggttatgtacactttgtgtgtaccatTGAAAAGGGAATGTACACCTCGGGTGTACAACTGGAAAAGGAAAGGTCCACCagaaattcaatgattcaacagaaaTGACATAATAATTGGTATAAGAAGAAAAGGCACGATGAGCTCATTTATGCATATTAGTGTTTTTGTACTAATCAATTTGGTTGAATGATTGTGTATAGGTCATATTTGCTAGTTTGCTAAGTTGATGGATAAATTGCTTTATGTGTAAATTGCTTGTTGAACATGATTGGTAAGTGTAGTCTTGgttacatgaacttactaagcattaatgcttactaggtttattttccctgttttatagtgctcgaagctcgtgaaggttggaattgGGTCGGagctatcatcacactatcaaccccTTGGTATTGGTATAAATGTTagacttattttgatataatggcatgtatagtctaatGTGGCCAAATGATGAATTATAATGTTGTTTtctaacctagccattggaatggctagtaatgcaTGTTTTAATGATGATATGATATGGTATTGTATTATGAGTTGTATTTGTTAATCAAGCTAaggaaaatcatccatgaaacataaattttcaaatttgtgtAAAGATAAGTTTAAAAGCATGATTGAAGATAGAAACATATCAATTTGTATATTggaaattggttgaattggttggtataaaCTTGTAAGTTTTCATGTAGGAAAATGgttaagtttgggtgagaaataaggctaggaaatgactttatttcGTCTACACGGACAAGACACACAGGcgcatgtctaggccgtgtgtgacatcggatagccccatgggcgtgtagacctgccgtgtgtcccctgcatcttgaatttgagctttgaaatggctaTACGGGCTAGACAAgaccgtgtgtctaggccgtgtgagagacacgaccatggaacatgggcgtgtgcccaggccgtgtgaagtctgcaccttaatcaagaaaaaaattaaattagtcacatggcctaccacacgggcgtgtgccagcccgtgtgaaaactcctgtaggttcgaattgaaaaataaatccacacgggcaagggacacgggcatgtcccaagccatacgAGCATGTGAAATCCACACGGCCCAATCACAAAAGTATGTGGCCCTTCATaacatggaaaattttctaagtatagCATGAATTTTTGAAAGTTCCCGATTCAGTCCTGAATCATTCCCGATGTattttttgggccttgtaagctcgaAAAAGGGACGTTATACATATGATTcaataattttaatttgaatgaaattttatagcttgGTTTTACATGATTATGtacgtttaagttcggtaatgccatGCATCCTGTTCTAGCaacggatacgggtgaggggtattacatttattggtatcagactACGGTTCAGtagattctcggactaacgtagcaagtgtgagtttagctatacatgccattatataattgatgatagtgtgatacctcctgaccattttaaatgtgtttttcatatagtaaatgtcttccaaccgAGCAAGTGTTGATCCTAAGGAAGCTGAGAGTACTTCTTAAGCTTCCACGAGAAGAGCTACAGGTAGTAATAATAGAATGTCCGAATCAGAGGGCCAAAGTGAATATTCTAAAGAAGCTTTCTTTGAGATGATGGATAAGTGGTTTTCTGAATATTTGAGAAGAAATCTGGCTGCTACCCAACCACAACCTCCCCTACCTGCTACACAGACTGTTCCTGAGAGATCATCGGGTACTGAAGCCGTTAGAATCAGAAAGGCTCCAGTTAATAAACTCAGAAAATATGGGGTGGAGGAATTTAGAGCTACAATTGATAACGATCTGGAAAAaactaaattttggttggaaaatactacTCGAgtgttggatgaattatcatgtactccaactgaatgcttgaaatgtgctgtATCTCTACTAAAAGACACGAcctatcactggtggaagaccgtaAGTTCAGTGGTtctaaaagaaaatattacttgggaattctttcaagttgaatttagaaagaaatatatcagccaaagaTTTTTAGATCAGAAAaaagaaggaatttctagaaCTTAAATAGGGGAACATGACCATTGcagagtatgaaagagagtttgttcggctAAGTCAATATGCTCATGAATGGGTCTGAACAGAGGTAGAAATGTGTAAGCGTTTCGAGGAAGGATTAAATGAAAACATAAAGTTATTGATTGACATTCTGGAAATCAGAGAGTTTGCAGCACTTGCTGACCGTGCAAAGAAAGCCGAAGAGCTAAGTAAAGAGGAAAAGCAAGCGAATAGAGAAGCTCAATCCTCTGGAAAAAGACTTATTTGTAGGTCTCAATCATTTGCTTCGAAAAAATCAAAAAGGTACCAGGAGTGATCTATTACTTCAGCTGGGTATTCCAGTAAAGAGCGTGGTTCTCAACGCTCTAATCTGAAAACTTCATCACCATCAGTGACAATTGTCGGAAGCGTGGGAAATACAAAGCCAAAATGTAGATACTACAACAAATTTCATCGTGGAGAATGCCGAATGAAAACTGGTGCATGTTATAAATGTGGCTCATTTGATCACTTCTTGAATGATTATCCTGAAATAGCTGAAAGAGATGCTGAACAGACTTCAAAGCCAAGTAATACTGCTTCAAGGGGCAGACCACCCCGACATTTTGGGAATGCTAGTGGTAGCCGAAGTGCTACAAAAGATTCAACAGTTAAATCTGAGACATGAGCTCCTGCAAGAACATATGCCacacgtgctcgagaagatgcttTAGCACCAGATGTCATTATTGGTACTTTTTCTTTACTCGAGCTGATATCACTGCATTAATCGATCCTGGTTCCACAcactcgtatatatgcatgaaattaGTAAATGCTAAAAATTTGCCTATTGAATTCACTTAATTTGTGGTGAAAGTTTCAAATCCCCTAGGTTAGTGTGtaatggtggataaaatttgtaagaactgTCCACTTATGGTAAAGGGTAAATGTTTCTTGGCTGATCTAATGCTATTGCCTTTTGACGAATTCAATGTgatattgggaatggattggttaacccaacataATGTAGTGGTTAATTGTAAACAGAAGTATATTGTGTTGAAATATCATGATAGTGAGTTGCTACATATTGAATCTAATAGATGGGTTACCAAATGTTATTTCAGCAATAACAGCACAAAAAATGTATTAGGAAGggatatgatgcttatcttgcttaCTGTTAGATACAAAGGTAActgagtcaaagattcaatcCGTGCCAGTTGTATGTGAATTCCCAAATatgtttccggaggaattaccaggtttaccacctgtAAGAGAAGTAGAGTTCTTTATAGATTTAGTTCTGGGAACAACGCCAATATCGATAGCACCTTATCGAATGGCTCCTGCTGAACTGAAAGAGCTGAAGGCACAGTTACAGGAACTAATTGACAGAGGCTTTGCTCGGCCTAGTTTCTCACTATGGGGTGCTCtggtgttatttgtaaagaagaaagatggatctctgaggttgtgtattgattactggCAGCTCAACAAAgtcactataaagaataaatactcgTTGCTATGGATTGataatttatttgatgaattgaaaagAGCTACCATATTTTCAAAGATCAATCTTCGTTCAGGTTATTATCAGCTTCGGGTGAAAGATTCAGATGTTCCAAAGACAACTTTCAGGACTagatatggccactatgaatttctgatgatgccatttggattaacaaatgcaccagcagtgtttatagatttaatgaacaaaattttcagactGTACCTTGACAGATTTGTAgtagtgttcattgatgatattttagtttattcccgAAATGAagatgaacatgctgaacatttgaggatTGTATTGAAAACTTTAcgggagaaacaattgtatgccaagtttagtaaatgtgaattttggctacgagaagtcagttttcttggacacattgtatttGCTGAAGGCATcagggttgatccgagcaaaattttatcAATAATTAAATGGAGTCCACCAAAGAATGTGtcagaggtcagaagttttctgggcttagccgggtattattaaagatttgttaagggattttcgatgattgcttctCCGATAACTCGTTTGCtgcaaaaagatttgaagtttGAGTGGAATGataaatgtcagtagagttttgatagattgaaGACTTTGTTGACTAAAGCACCTGTATTAGTACTGCCTGAATTGGGTAAGGAATTCGtaatctacagtgatgcatctttagaTGGTttaagttgtgttttgatgcaagaaggaaaagtagtcgcttatgcttcaagacagcttaaaccacatgagaaaaattacccgatacatgatcttTAATTGGCAGCTATAGTGTTTGCACTGAAGATATGgtgacattatttatatggtgaaaggtgtcatatttacactgatcataaaagtttgaaatatttaataacATAGAAAGACTTAAACTTGAGACAAAGCAGGTGGCTCGaactaataaaggattatgatttgattattgactatcacccgggaaaggccaatgtagtggcagatgcattaagcagaaaatctttgtttg
Above is a genomic segment from Gossypium arboreum isolate Shixiya-1 chromosome 8, ASM2569848v2, whole genome shotgun sequence containing:
- the LOC128296593 gene encoding uncharacterized protein LOC128296593, whose amino-acid sequence is MVDKICKNCPLMVKGKCFLADLMLLPFDEFNVILGMDWLTQHNVVVNCKQKYIVLKYHDNTKVTESKIQSVPVVCEFPNMFPEELPGLPPVREVEFFIDLVLGTTPISIAPYRMAPAELKELKAQLQELIDRGFARPSFSLWGALVIISFG